A single region of the Psychrobacter alimentarius genome encodes:
- a CDS encoding M20 family metallopeptidase, with translation MKKSLQALVISIAVCSAFSAHADINIDKEVKSVEKKVIEWRRDIHQHPELSNRETRTAAIVAKHLKSLGMQVETDIAHTGVVGYLKGAKPGPTVMLRADMDALPVTEKADVPFKSTIVTKYMGEDVGVMHACGHDTHVAMLMGTAEVLAAVQKELHGNIMFVFQPAEEGAPKGEEGGANLMLKEGIFKKYQPDVAFGLHIMSNLNTGQIGYRSGPIMASGDTFDITVKGKQTHGSAPWNGVDPIAAASQIVTGVNHIVSRQIDITKEPAIISFGKISGGVRDNIIPDSVNMIGTIRNFDMDNRAKIFDNIKTTASHIAMASGAEADVKITKGYPVTINDPALTAQMLPTLKNVAGADNVFDVPKLTASEDFAFYSQEVPSLFIFLGGTPVGQDASKAPYNHSPYFYADESSFKIGTKALSQLAIDYLAMNQ, from the coding sequence ATGAAAAAATCATTGCAAGCATTGGTTATTAGCATTGCTGTCTGTAGTGCCTTTAGCGCTCACGCTGATATCAATATCGATAAAGAAGTTAAAAGTGTTGAAAAAAAGGTGATTGAATGGCGACGCGACATTCATCAGCACCCTGAACTGAGTAATCGGGAAACCCGTACCGCTGCTATCGTGGCTAAGCATTTAAAATCTCTCGGTATGCAGGTCGAAACTGATATCGCCCATACTGGTGTTGTGGGCTACTTAAAAGGGGCAAAACCCGGCCCGACCGTAATGCTACGCGCAGACATGGATGCCCTACCCGTCACCGAAAAAGCCGATGTCCCATTTAAATCAACGATCGTTACCAAATATATGGGAGAAGACGTGGGTGTGATGCATGCCTGCGGCCACGATACCCACGTGGCCATGCTCATGGGAACGGCTGAAGTATTGGCTGCGGTACAAAAAGAGCTGCACGGCAATATCATGTTTGTGTTTCAGCCAGCAGAAGAAGGCGCGCCTAAAGGAGAAGAAGGTGGTGCCAACTTGATGTTAAAAGAAGGCATATTTAAAAAGTATCAACCAGATGTTGCGTTTGGATTGCATATTATGTCGAATCTAAACACTGGACAGATTGGTTATCGAAGCGGCCCTATCATGGCCAGTGGCGACACGTTTGATATTACCGTAAAGGGCAAACAGACTCATGGTTCAGCGCCGTGGAATGGCGTTGATCCTATTGCTGCCGCGTCACAGATCGTGACTGGGGTCAATCATATTGTCAGTCGTCAAATTGACATCACTAAAGAGCCCGCCATTATCTCATTCGGTAAAATAAGTGGCGGTGTCCGCGACAATATTATTCCAGACAGTGTTAACATGATTGGTACGATTCGTAACTTCGATATGGACAATCGCGCTAAAATTTTTGACAACATAAAGACAACGGCCTCCCATATAGCCATGGCATCAGGCGCAGAGGCAGACGTCAAAATCACCAAAGGCTATCCTGTCACCATCAACGATCCCGCGCTTACCGCGCAGATGCTGCCCACGCTCAAAAATGTAGCAGGTGCTGACAATGTCTTTGATGTACCAAAATTAACAGCCTCTGAAGACTTTGCGTTTTATTCTCAAGAAGTACCGAGTTTGTTTATTTTCTTAGGCGGTACACCGGTAGGACAAGACGCCAGTAAAGCACCCTACAACCACTCTCCCTATTTTTACGCCGACGAATCCTCTTTTAAAATCGGTACTAAAGCGCTGAGTCAGCTGGCCATAGATTATTTAGCCATGAATCAGTGA